A single window of Nocardioides kongjuensis DNA harbors:
- a CDS encoding SCO6745 family protein, giving the protein MQDPAQVARRLFELTEPIAAVGFTADEPNEAMAELGLRGYWDGYFAGRAAPLGVVPAEVVHAAFYNFADGEVARHVPRVWETTTPDAAYAARLRGCVAALRRILGEPGGGGEVSRAADLLARAATSAPIEGRVMYAGLRALPLPGEPLALLWHASNMLREHRGDGHVVALVAAGIGGLESHVLCALDMGIHPAESFGRIHHLPRRQLSGVMEGLRRRGLIDPDGRFTQAGRETKARIEAMTDALAAAPYQALGAEELDELVTALEPIARRVGAGR; this is encoded by the coding sequence ATGCAGGACCCAGCACAGGTCGCCCGTCGGCTGTTCGAGCTGACCGAGCCGATCGCGGCGGTCGGCTTCACTGCCGACGAGCCCAACGAGGCGATGGCGGAGCTCGGCCTCCGCGGCTACTGGGACGGCTACTTCGCAGGACGCGCGGCGCCGCTGGGCGTCGTCCCCGCCGAGGTCGTGCACGCTGCCTTCTACAACTTCGCCGACGGCGAGGTCGCCCGGCACGTGCCCAGGGTGTGGGAGACGACCACACCCGACGCCGCGTACGCCGCGCGGCTGCGCGGATGTGTCGCGGCCTTGCGGCGCATCCTCGGAGAACCGGGCGGGGGAGGCGAGGTCTCGCGCGCTGCGGACCTCCTGGCGCGGGCGGCGACGAGCGCGCCGATCGAGGGGCGTGTCATGTACGCCGGGCTGCGTGCTCTGCCCCTGCCGGGCGAGCCGCTCGCGCTCCTGTGGCACGCCTCGAACATGCTGCGCGAGCACCGCGGCGACGGCCACGTCGTCGCACTCGTGGCGGCAGGGATCGGCGGCCTCGAGTCGCACGTCCTGTGTGCTCTCGACATGGGCATCCACCCGGCGGAGTCGTTCGGCCGCATCCACCACCTTCCCCGCAGGCAGCTGTCCGGGGTGATGGAGGGCTTGCGGCGGCGCGGCCTGATCGACCCCGACGGTCGCTTCACCCAGGCGGGACGGGAAACGAAGGCGAGGATCGAGGCGATGACCGACGCCCTCGCCGCAGCGCCCTACCAGGCGCTCGGCGCCGAGGAGCTGGACGAGCTGGTCACGGCGCTCGAGCCGATCGCCCGCCGTGTGGGAGCCGGCCGCTAG
- a CDS encoding VOC family protein, producing the protein MTSVRQVQVTFDCASPRAVAEFWKATLGYVDPPYPPDPDDAWAACQDPTGVGPRLYFQRVPETKVAKNRVHLDVRVVTGLTGAERLAALEAEASRLEALGARRGTLLPADEENESCQNMYDVEGNEFCLD; encoded by the coding sequence ATGACCTCGGTACGTCAGGTTCAGGTGACCTTCGACTGCGCGAGCCCCCGGGCCGTCGCCGAGTTCTGGAAGGCCACCCTCGGGTACGTCGATCCGCCGTACCCGCCCGACCCCGACGACGCCTGGGCCGCCTGCCAGGACCCCACGGGTGTCGGCCCACGGCTGTACTTCCAGCGCGTCCCCGAGACCAAGGTCGCCAAGAACCGGGTCCACCTCGACGTCCGGGTCGTCACCGGCCTGACCGGCGCCGAACGGCTGGCCGCGCTCGAGGCGGAGGCCTCCCGCCTGGAGGCCCTCGGCGCCCGCCGGGGCACGCTCCTGCCCGCTGACGAGGAGAACGAGTCGTGCCAGAACATGTACGACGTCGAGGGCAACGAGTTCTGCCTCGACTGA
- a CDS encoding RNA polymerase subunit sigma-70: MSIEVGEAEFTGLAQRHRRELHVHCYRMLGSFEDAEDTVQETFLRAWRRRETYEGRASFRAWLYRIATNASLDLLAQRRPEPATGGEVPWLQPYPDRLLDELADPAADPESAVVAQETIELAYVVAVQHLAPRPRAVLILRDVLGWPARDVAELLGDSVNSVNSALQRARAALREHLPADRQDWTGGSGGSGDDDATRELVRRFTEATVATDVEAIAAMLRPDVTSSMPPTPGLRVGRDAVLADWVADGFTELDGLRAVPTAVNRQPAIAFYLWREDAAAHLPLTIDVLRITDGAVADVVIFGADRFPSLALPSRLDAPA, encoded by the coding sequence ATGAGCATCGAGGTCGGTGAGGCCGAGTTCACGGGGCTGGCGCAGCGGCACCGCCGGGAGCTGCACGTGCACTGCTACCGGATGCTGGGCTCCTTCGAGGACGCCGAGGACACCGTGCAGGAGACCTTCCTGCGGGCCTGGCGGCGGCGCGAGACCTACGAGGGGCGTGCGTCGTTCCGCGCCTGGCTGTACCGGATCGCCACCAACGCGTCCCTGGACCTGCTCGCCCAGCGGCGCCCGGAACCGGCCACGGGCGGCGAGGTGCCCTGGCTGCAGCCCTACCCCGACCGCCTTCTCGACGAGCTGGCCGACCCGGCGGCGGATCCCGAGTCGGCGGTCGTCGCGCAGGAGACGATCGAGCTGGCGTACGTCGTCGCGGTGCAGCACCTCGCCCCGCGACCGCGCGCGGTGCTGATCCTGCGCGACGTGCTCGGTTGGCCGGCCAGGGACGTCGCCGAGCTGCTCGGCGACTCCGTCAACTCGGTCAACAGCGCCCTGCAACGCGCCCGGGCCGCCCTGCGCGAGCACCTGCCCGCCGACCGGCAGGACTGGACCGGCGGCAGCGGAGGTTCCGGCGACGACGACGCCACCCGAGAGCTGGTGCGCCGGTTCACGGAGGCGACCGTGGCCACCGACGTCGAGGCGATCGCGGCGATGCTGCGTCCCGACGTCACGTCCTCGATGCCGCCCACCCCGGGCCTGCGCGTCGGGCGCGACGCGGTCCTGGCCGACTGGGTCGCCGACGGGTTCACCGAGCTCGACGGCCTGCGCGCCGTACCCACCGCCGTGAACCGGCAGCCGGCGATCGCCTTCTACCTGTGGCGCGAGGACGCGGCGGCCCACCTGCCGCTGACCATCGACGTCCTGCGCATCACCGACGGCGCCGTCGCGGACGTCGTCATCTTCGGCGCCGACCGGTTCCCCAGCCTGGCGCTGCCCTCGCGGCTGGACGCCCCGGCCTGA
- the arr gene encoding NAD(+)--rifampin ADP-ribosyltransferase, which yields MSDALDEGPFFHGTKADLQVGDLLTAGFRSNYRPEVVMNHIYFTALPDGAGLAAELAAGDGEPRVYAVEPTGPFENDPNVTDKKFPGNPTRSYRSREPLRVVGEVHDWNRLTPEALQGWRDRLAVLLEHERGEIIN from the coding sequence GTGAGCGACGCGCTGGACGAGGGACCGTTCTTCCACGGCACGAAGGCCGACCTGCAGGTCGGGGACCTGCTCACCGCGGGCTTCCGGTCGAACTACCGGCCCGAGGTCGTGATGAACCACATCTACTTCACCGCCCTGCCCGACGGCGCCGGGCTGGCAGCCGAGCTCGCGGCCGGTGACGGGGAGCCGCGGGTGTACGCCGTCGAGCCGACCGGACCGTTCGAGAACGACCCGAACGTCACCGACAAGAAGTTCCCCGGCAACCCCACGCGGTCCTACCGCAGCCGCGAGCCGTTGCGGGTCGTGGGCGAGGTGCACGACTGGAACCGGCTGACGCCCGAGGCACTGCAGGGCTGGCGGGACCGGTTGGCTGTGCTGCTCGAGCACGAGCGGGGCGAGATCATCAACTGA
- a CDS encoding TraR/DksA family transcriptional regulator, whose product MERVRGLLAAERDEARRRLADLTGSFDEVVAASRDTNADDEHDPEGTTIAFERSQLATLVAQVRRHLAEVDAALARLDAGAYGVCETCGLPIAAARLEVRPTARTCVGC is encoded by the coding sequence ATGGAACGGGTGCGGGGGCTGCTGGCTGCCGAGCGCGACGAGGCCAGGCGACGCCTCGCCGACCTGACCGGCAGCTTCGACGAGGTCGTCGCCGCGTCCCGGGACACCAACGCCGACGACGAGCACGACCCCGAGGGCACGACGATCGCCTTCGAGCGCTCACAGCTGGCCACCCTGGTGGCGCAGGTACGACGCCACCTCGCCGAGGTCGACGCTGCCCTGGCCCGCCTCGACGCCGGTGCGTACGGCGTGTGCGAGACCTGCGGCCTGCCGATCGCCGCGGCCCGGCTCGAGGTGCGGCCGACCGCCCGGACCTGTGTCGGCTGCTGA
- a CDS encoding VOC family protein, with amino-acid sequence MVSVRTHLWFGNNLAVEAATFYAEHIPGSSVGPVTTAWTEPGNSVAEVVEFTVAGHEVIGLNAGPEFHLNEAFSFYLRVQGQAEVDHYWDLLTADGGEPGPCGWCRDRYGVSWQVVPVELEELSGDYTTEANQRVCRAMLTMGKIDVAALQAAYDGE; translated from the coding sequence ATGGTTTCGGTACGCACGCACCTGTGGTTCGGCAACAACCTGGCCGTCGAGGCCGCGACCTTCTACGCCGAGCACATCCCCGGCTCGTCCGTCGGCCCCGTCACCACCGCTTGGACCGAACCCGGCAACTCCGTCGCCGAGGTCGTCGAGTTCACCGTCGCCGGCCACGAGGTGATCGGCCTCAACGCCGGGCCCGAGTTCCACCTCAATGAGGCGTTCTCCTTCTACCTGCGCGTCCAGGGCCAGGCCGAGGTCGACCACTACTGGGACCTGCTCACCGCCGACGGTGGCGAGCCCGGCCCGTGCGGCTGGTGCCGCGACAGGTACGGCGTCTCCTGGCAGGTCGTCCCCGTCGAGCTCGAGGAGCTCAGTGGCGACTACACCACCGAGGCGAACCAGCGGGTGTGCCGGGCGATGCTGACCATGGGCAAGATCGACGTCGCGGCGCTGCAGGCGGCCTACGACGGGGAGTGA
- the glgX gene encoding glycogen debranching protein GlgX: METWPGAAYPLGASYDGSGTNFALFSEVAERVELCLVDVGDDGTRTETRVGLTEVDGYVWHAYLPGVQPGQRYGYRVHGPWDPAQGLRCNPAKLLLDPYAKATVGEVDWGQSLFGYDFEDPDSRNDEDSLDRMVLGVVTNPYFDWEGDRHPRTPYAESVIYEAHVKGLTATHPLVPEALRGTYAGLAHPSVIDHLRALGVTAVELMPVHQFVHDDVLLQRGLRNYWGYNTLGFFAPHEGYASGATPGGQVQEFRAMVKELHAAGIEVILDVVYNHTAEGNHLGPTLSFKGIDNPAYYRLVDDDRRYYMDYTGTGNSLNAGNPHSLQLIMDSLRYWVSEMHVDGFRFDLASALAREFYDVDRLATFFELVQQDPVVSQVKLIAEPWDVGPGGYQVGGFPPQWTEWNGAYRDTVRDFWRGEHNLGALASRLAGSADLYEHTGRRPVASVNFVTAHDGFTLRDLVSYEVKHNEANGEDGRDGADDNRSWNHGVEGPSDDPAVNEARARDQRNLLATLLLSQGVPMVLHGDELGRTQQGNNNTYAQDSALSWMDWEHTDRPLCEFVSELTRLRAEHPSLRRQRFFTGTTVRAGEGERLNDIVWLHPQGRPMEDGDWDALRTLGMYLNGDGIAGRDRQGRPIRDDHFLILLNGDGDQDLTLPDEEYAAAWQVVVDTSGSCDTEARVEAGGVFALPHRSVVVLRQWHEPTPEADVSPAASVASMAGEQ, translated from the coding sequence GTGGAGACCTGGCCCGGGGCGGCGTACCCGCTGGGGGCGTCGTACGACGGCAGCGGCACCAACTTCGCGCTGTTCAGCGAGGTGGCCGAGCGCGTCGAGCTGTGCCTGGTCGACGTCGGCGACGACGGCACGCGCACCGAGACCAGGGTCGGCCTCACCGAGGTCGACGGCTACGTGTGGCACGCCTACCTGCCGGGGGTCCAACCCGGTCAGCGCTACGGCTACCGCGTCCACGGGCCCTGGGACCCCGCGCAGGGACTGCGCTGCAACCCCGCCAAGCTGCTGCTCGACCCCTACGCCAAGGCGACGGTGGGCGAGGTCGACTGGGGACAGAGCCTGTTCGGCTACGACTTCGAGGACCCGGACTCCCGCAACGACGAGGACTCGCTCGACCGGATGGTGCTCGGCGTGGTCACCAACCCGTACTTCGACTGGGAGGGCGACCGCCACCCGCGCACGCCGTACGCCGAGAGCGTGATCTACGAGGCCCACGTGAAGGGCCTCACCGCCACCCATCCCCTCGTCCCCGAGGCGCTCCGGGGGACGTACGCGGGCCTTGCGCACCCGTCCGTCATCGACCACCTGCGCGCGCTGGGGGTCACCGCGGTGGAGCTGATGCCGGTGCACCAGTTCGTCCACGACGACGTCCTCCTCCAGCGCGGCCTGCGCAACTACTGGGGCTACAACACGCTCGGCTTCTTCGCGCCGCACGAGGGCTACGCATCCGGGGCGACGCCCGGTGGACAGGTGCAGGAGTTCCGGGCGATGGTCAAGGAGCTGCACGCCGCCGGCATCGAGGTGATCCTCGACGTGGTCTACAACCACACCGCGGAGGGCAACCACCTCGGCCCGACGCTGAGCTTCAAGGGCATCGACAACCCGGCCTACTACCGTCTCGTCGACGACGACCGCCGGTACTACATGGACTACACCGGCACCGGGAACTCCCTCAACGCCGGCAACCCGCACTCGCTGCAGCTGATCATGGACTCGCTGCGCTACTGGGTGAGCGAGATGCACGTCGACGGATTCCGCTTCGACCTCGCCTCGGCCCTTGCCCGGGAGTTCTACGACGTCGACCGGCTCGCTACCTTCTTCGAGCTCGTCCAGCAGGACCCGGTCGTCAGCCAGGTCAAGCTCATCGCCGAGCCGTGGGACGTCGGCCCCGGGGGCTACCAGGTCGGCGGCTTCCCGCCGCAGTGGACGGAGTGGAACGGCGCCTACCGCGACACCGTGCGCGACTTCTGGCGCGGCGAGCACAACCTCGGTGCCCTCGCGAGCCGCCTCGCCGGCTCGGCGGACCTCTACGAGCACACGGGCCGCCGCCCCGTGGCGAGCGTCAACTTCGTCACCGCGCACGACGGCTTCACGCTGCGCGACCTGGTGTCCTACGAGGTCAAGCACAACGAGGCCAACGGCGAGGACGGCCGCGACGGCGCCGACGACAACCGGTCCTGGAACCACGGCGTGGAGGGCCCCAGCGACGACCCGGCGGTCAACGAGGCGCGGGCGCGCGACCAGCGCAACCTGCTCGCGACGCTGCTGCTCAGCCAGGGTGTGCCGATGGTGCTGCACGGCGACGAGCTGGGGCGCACCCAGCAGGGCAACAACAACACCTACGCCCAGGACTCCGCCCTGAGCTGGATGGACTGGGAGCACACCGACCGGCCGTTGTGCGAGTTCGTCAGCGAGCTGACCCGGCTGCGTGCCGAGCACCCGTCGCTGCGCCGCCAGCGCTTCTTCACCGGTACGACGGTGCGCGCGGGCGAGGGCGAGCGGCTCAACGACATCGTGTGGTTGCACCCGCAGGGCCGGCCGATGGAGGACGGCGACTGGGACGCGCTGCGCACGCTGGGGATGTACCTCAACGGAGACGGCATCGCGGGCCGGGACCGGCAGGGCCGGCCGATCCGCGACGACCACTTCCTGATCCTGCTCAACGGCGACGGCGACCAGGACCTGACGCTGCCGGACGAGGAGTACGCCGCCGCGTGGCAGGTCGTCGTGGACACGAGCGGGAGCTGCGACACCGAGGCCCGGGTCGAGGCGGGCGGTGTGTTCGCGCTGCCGCACCGCAGCGTCGTGGTGCTGCGCCAGTGGCACGAGCCGACCCCCGAGGCGGACGTCAGCCCGGCCGCGTCCGTCGCGTCCATGGCGGGCGAGCAGTGA
- the treZ gene encoding malto-oligosyltrehalose trehalohydrolase: MSFEVWAPRARRVRLALDDHVLAMEATAGGWWAADTGPVPDGTRYGYLLDDDETPVPDPRSRRQPDGVHGLSATFDASAHPWGDGAWTGRQLAGATIYELHVGTFTPEGTLDAVASRLDHLKELGVGFVELMPVNAFNGVHNWGYDGVLWSAVHEPYGGPAAYQRLVDACHRAGIGVIQDVVHNHLGPSGNHLPRFGPYLKDGRNTWGDLVNLDGEGSAEVRRYIIDSALMWLRDLHVDGLRLDAVHALSDESDVHLLEELAVEVAALSAHQNRPLTLIAESDLNDTRMVIPREAGGHGLDAQWSDDFHHAVHVALTGETSGYYADFAPLGALAKVLDRGFFHDGTWSSFRQRNHGRPVDTDRMPAWRLVVCAQNHDQIGNRARGDRTAEHLDDERLLCAALLTLASPFTPMLFQGEEWAASTPFAFFTSHPEPELATATAEGRLAEFERMGWDPDQVLDPQDPATFERSRLDWSELSGGRHARVLEGYRRLATLRRELPELTDPGFGTTTLDEAEGRLTLDRGTVALHLNLGERDWEVPAVEVLFSTSERIAPGRGDRPVVVLPGNGLLVRTSPAA, translated from the coding sequence ATGAGCTTCGAGGTGTGGGCGCCGCGCGCTCGACGGGTCCGGCTCGCGCTCGACGATCACGTGCTGGCGATGGAGGCGACCGCCGGCGGGTGGTGGGCAGCGGACACGGGGCCGGTGCCCGACGGCACACGCTACGGCTACCTGCTCGACGACGACGAGACGCCAGTTCCCGATCCACGCTCGCGGCGCCAGCCCGACGGCGTGCACGGGCTGTCGGCGACCTTCGACGCATCGGCGCACCCGTGGGGCGACGGCGCGTGGACGGGGAGGCAGCTCGCCGGCGCCACCATCTACGAGCTGCACGTGGGCACCTTCACCCCGGAAGGCACCCTCGACGCCGTGGCCTCCCGGCTGGACCACCTGAAGGAGCTCGGTGTCGGCTTCGTGGAGCTCATGCCGGTCAACGCCTTCAACGGCGTGCACAACTGGGGGTACGACGGCGTCCTCTGGTCCGCGGTCCACGAGCCCTACGGCGGCCCGGCGGCGTACCAGCGACTGGTCGACGCCTGCCACCGGGCGGGCATCGGCGTGATCCAGGACGTCGTCCACAACCACCTCGGGCCGTCGGGGAACCACCTGCCGCGCTTCGGCCCCTACCTCAAGGACGGCCGCAACACCTGGGGCGACCTGGTGAACCTCGACGGCGAGGGATCCGCCGAGGTGCGCCGCTACATCATCGACAGCGCACTGATGTGGCTGCGCGACCTGCACGTCGACGGCCTGCGGCTCGACGCGGTGCACGCGCTGTCGGACGAGTCCGACGTCCACCTGCTGGAGGAGCTGGCCGTCGAGGTGGCAGCGCTCTCCGCCCACCAGAACCGCCCGCTCACCCTGATCGCAGAGTCCGACCTCAACGACACCCGGATGGTCATCCCGCGCGAGGCCGGCGGCCACGGTCTGGACGCGCAGTGGAGCGACGACTTCCACCACGCCGTGCACGTGGCACTGACCGGCGAGACCTCCGGCTACTACGCCGACTTCGCCCCGCTGGGAGCGCTGGCCAAGGTGCTCGACCGCGGCTTCTTCCACGACGGCACCTGGTCGAGCTTCCGCCAGCGCAACCACGGCCGACCGGTCGACACGGACCGCATGCCCGCCTGGCGCCTCGTCGTGTGCGCCCAGAACCACGACCAGATCGGCAACCGGGCGCGCGGCGACCGCACCGCCGAGCACCTCGACGACGAGCGCCTGCTCTGCGCGGCGCTGCTCACCTTGGCCTCGCCGTTCACCCCGATGCTCTTCCAGGGCGAGGAGTGGGCCGCGAGCACGCCCTTCGCCTTCTTCACCTCCCACCCCGAGCCCGAACTGGCGACGGCCACCGCCGAGGGCCGGCTCGCCGAGTTCGAGCGGATGGGCTGGGACCCCGACCAGGTGCTCGACCCCCAGGACCCGGCGACCTTCGAGCGGAGCAGGCTCGACTGGTCGGAGCTGTCGGGGGGCCGGCACGCCCGCGTCCTGGAGGGCTACCGGCGCCTTGCCACGCTGCGGCGCGAGCTCCCGGAGCTGACCGATCCGGGCTTCGGCACGACCACCCTCGACGAGGCCGAGGGCCGGCTCACCCTCGATCGGGGCACCGTCGCCCTCCACCTCAACCTCGGTGAGCGGGACTGGGAGGTGCCTGCCGTCGAGGTGCTCTTCAGCACGAGCGAGCGGATCGCCCCCGGCCGCGGTGACCGGCCGGTGGTCGTGCTGCCCGGCAACGGCCTGCTGGTGCGCACCTCGCCGGCCGCCTGA
- a CDS encoding PRC-barrel domain-containing protein: protein MSNVWNYRETSWLEGGDLVGYSVEATDGSIGKIDEATNEVDAAHVVVDTGPWIFGKKRLIPAGAITGVDHADESVRVNMTKDQIKSAPDHDADRWGDESRAQYSDYYGPFSW from the coding sequence ATGAGCAACGTGTGGAACTACCGGGAGACGTCGTGGCTCGAGGGCGGCGACCTCGTCGGCTACTCGGTCGAGGCGACCGACGGATCGATCGGCAAGATCGACGAGGCGACCAACGAGGTCGATGCCGCGCACGTGGTGGTCGACACCGGGCCGTGGATCTTCGGCAAGAAGCGGCTGATCCCGGCCGGCGCGATCACCGGGGTCGACCACGCCGACGAGTCGGTCAGGGTGAACATGACCAAGGACCAGATCAAGTCGGCGCCCGATCACGACGCGGACCGCTGGGGGGACGAGTCGCGAGCACAGTACTCCGACTACTACGGGCCCTTCTCCTGGTGA
- a CDS encoding VOC family protein, whose product MTHVRRFDHIGITVADLEAATEFFVRLGLEVEGTGEVAGEFVETVCAVPGAHCRIAMLRTPGGGPRLELSSFVTPEHTPGSPQALATEVGLRNVSFEVVDLQAAVDAVAADGYGLVGGIGEYEGSVRMAYVRGPEGIVVSLFEQLG is encoded by the coding sequence ATGACGCACGTACGACGCTTCGACCACATCGGCATCACCGTCGCGGACCTCGAGGCGGCGACGGAGTTCTTCGTCCGGCTCGGGCTCGAGGTCGAGGGCACCGGTGAGGTGGCAGGCGAGTTCGTCGAGACCGTCTGCGCCGTCCCGGGCGCGCACTGCCGGATCGCGATGCTGCGCACGCCCGGCGGCGGGCCGCGCCTGGAGCTCTCGAGCTTCGTGACGCCCGAGCACACGCCCGGCTCGCCGCAGGCGCTGGCCACCGAGGTCGGCCTGCGCAACGTCTCCTTCGAGGTCGTGGACCTGCAGGCGGCCGTGGACGCGGTGGCGGCCGACGGCTACGGGCTGGTCGGCGGGATCGGCGAGTACGAGGGCAGCGTGCGGATGGCCTACGTGCGCGGACCGGAGGGGATCGTCGTGTCCCTGTTCGAGCAGCTCGGCTGA
- the treY gene encoding malto-oligosyltrehalose synthase: MSRVPSSTYRLQVRESFDLDAARELLAYLDELGVGWVYLSPILEAHPGSDHGYDVVDPTRVDPARGGAEALARLSAEAHRRGMGVLVDIVPNHVGVESPATNGWWWDVLRHGRDSRFARFFDVDWAAGRGRILLPVVGDDDQPDAGGPIANLRLVDGLLGYHDHRFPLAPGTAGDGDDAQAVHERQHYRLVSWRAADDELDYRRFFAVNSLAGVRVEDRDVFEASHVEIARWFRERLVDGLRVDHPDGLRHPAAYLDDLADLTGSAWVVVEKILEPGEDLPARWSTSGTTGYEVLAMVDRVLVDPAGESALGALDERLRGGVPPWPELVRASKRHVADTILHAEVRRIAREIAVELDVVPDRAWRRPVEEVLVELLAAFPVYRSYLPEGREHLRQAAGAVRRDRPDLGGALELVLPLLEDRVRAPSLRFQQTSGMIMAKGVEDRAFYRWSRLTSLNEVGADPAEFSLAPVAFHAAMARRQAVAPEAMTTLSTHDTKRGEDVRARISVLAEDPDWWDSTLSGLLAAVPAPDEGFANLLWQAAIGAWPLSRDRLHGYAEKAMREAGDRTTWTEPDAAHEKAVHALVDAAYDDPAVVARLDAAAGRLAGPGWSNALAAKLLSLTVPGVPDVYQGSELWEQSLVDPDNRRPVDFGLRRRLLGAAGPVRPEGPADDGRAKLHVVRTALRLRRDRPDLFARYDPLTAAGAAAEHVLAFDRGGAVSVVTRLPVGLERRGGWGETRLDLPAGEWRDLLTDRPASPELGSLLADLPVALLVREDR; the protein is encoded by the coding sequence GTGAGCCGCGTCCCGAGCAGCACCTACCGGCTCCAGGTACGCGAGTCGTTCGACCTCGACGCGGCCCGTGAGCTGCTGGCCTACCTCGACGAGCTCGGTGTGGGCTGGGTCTACCTCTCGCCGATCCTGGAGGCGCACCCCGGCAGCGACCACGGCTACGACGTCGTCGACCCCACCCGCGTGGACCCGGCGCGCGGAGGCGCGGAGGCCCTCGCCCGGCTCTCCGCGGAGGCCCACCGGCGCGGGATGGGGGTGCTAGTGGACATCGTGCCGAACCACGTCGGCGTGGAGAGCCCGGCCACGAACGGCTGGTGGTGGGACGTGCTCAGGCACGGACGCGACTCGCGCTTCGCCCGCTTCTTCGACGTCGACTGGGCGGCCGGGCGCGGCCGGATCCTGCTACCCGTCGTGGGAGACGACGACCAGCCCGACGCCGGCGGGCCGATCGCGAACCTGCGGCTGGTCGACGGCCTGCTCGGCTACCACGACCACCGCTTCCCGCTCGCGCCCGGCACCGCCGGTGACGGGGACGACGCCCAGGCGGTGCACGAACGCCAGCACTACCGGCTCGTCAGCTGGCGCGCGGCGGACGACGAGCTCGACTACCGCCGCTTCTTCGCGGTCAACTCGCTGGCCGGCGTGCGCGTGGAGGACCGCGACGTCTTCGAGGCCAGCCACGTCGAGATCGCCCGCTGGTTCCGCGAGCGCCTGGTGGACGGGCTGCGCGTCGACCACCCCGACGGGCTGCGGCACCCGGCGGCCTACCTCGACGACCTCGCCGACCTCACCGGCTCGGCGTGGGTGGTCGTCGAGAAGATCCTCGAGCCCGGTGAGGACCTCCCCGCACGCTGGAGCACCTCGGGCACGACGGGCTACGAGGTGCTGGCGATGGTCGACCGGGTCCTCGTCGACCCGGCCGGCGAGTCGGCGCTCGGCGCCCTCGACGAGCGGTTGCGCGGCGGCGTACCTCCCTGGCCCGAGCTCGTGCGCGCCAGCAAGCGGCACGTCGCCGACACCATCCTGCACGCGGAGGTGCGCCGCATCGCCCGCGAGATCGCCGTCGAGCTGGACGTCGTCCCCGACCGGGCGTGGCGCCGGCCGGTCGAGGAGGTGCTGGTCGAGCTGCTCGCCGCGTTCCCCGTCTACCGCAGCTACCTGCCCGAGGGGCGCGAGCACCTGCGGCAGGCGGCCGGCGCCGTGCGCCGCGACCGGCCGGACCTGGGCGGTGCGCTCGAGCTGGTGCTTCCGCTGCTGGAGGACCGGGTGCGTGCGCCCTCGCTGCGCTTCCAGCAGACCAGCGGGATGATCATGGCCAAGGGTGTCGAGGACCGCGCGTTCTACCGCTGGTCGCGGCTCACCTCGCTCAACGAGGTGGGCGCGGATCCGGCGGAGTTCTCGCTCGCTCCCGTGGCCTTCCACGCCGCGATGGCCCGCCGGCAGGCCGTGGCCCCCGAGGCGATGACCACGCTGAGCACCCACGACACCAAGCGCGGCGAGGACGTCCGCGCTCGCATCAGCGTCCTCGCCGAGGACCCGGACTGGTGGGACAGCACGCTCTCCGGCCTGCTCGCCGCGGTGCCCGCGCCCGACGAGGGCTTCGCCAACCTGCTGTGGCAGGCCGCCATCGGCGCGTGGCCGCTCAGCCGCGACCGCCTGCACGGGTACGCCGAGAAGGCGATGCGCGAGGCCGGCGACCGGACGACGTGGACCGAGCCCGATGCGGCCCACGAGAAGGCGGTCCACGCCCTCGTCGACGCGGCGTACGACGACCCGGCCGTCGTCGCCCGCCTCGACGCCGCCGCCGGTCGGCTGGCCGGGCCGGGCTGGAGCAACGCACTCGCGGCCAAGCTGCTGAGTCTCACCGTGCCCGGGGTGCCCGACGTCTACCAGGGCAGCGAGCTGTGGGAGCAGAGCCTGGTCGACCCGGACAACCGGCGGCCGGTCGACTTCGGTCTGCGGCGCCGGCTGCTGGGCGCGGCCGGGCCGGTGCGGCCCGAGGGGCCGGCGGACGACGGCCGGGCCAAGCTGCACGTCGTACGGACGGCACTGCGGCTGCGCCGGGACCGGCCCGACCTGTTCGCCCGCTACGACCCGCTCACCGCCGCGGGAGCGGCTGCCGAGCACGTGCTGGCGTTCGACCGGGGCGGTGCGGTCAGCGTCGTCACCCGACTGCCGGTCGGTCTCGAGCGCCGCGGCGGCTGGGGTGAGACCCGGCTGGACCTGCCGGCAGGGGAGTGGCGCGACCTGCTCACCGACCGCCCCGCCTCGCCCGAGCTGGGCTCCCTCCTGGCCGACCTGCCGGTCGCCCTCCTCGTCCGGGAGGACCGATGA